In one window of Ptiloglossa arizonensis isolate GNS036 chromosome 5, iyPtiAriz1_principal, whole genome shotgun sequence DNA:
- the LOC143146556 gene encoding thioredoxin, mitochondrial, translated as MLRSTAKLSSMLVRSVSLSRQKNKRFEINNNSEFVSKVMNSSVPVIVNFHAEWCDPCKILTPRLIDLIEPMDTLDLAIVNLESNPELVHIFEVKAVPAVIAISSGLVVDKFVGLVDMDMIENLIHKLTHTPALNSKDGKREI; from the coding sequence ATGCTGCGCAGCACTGCTAAACTTTCATCAATGTTGGTGCGAAGTGTTTCTCTGTCCCGTCAGAAGAATAAacgatttgaaataaataacaatagtGAGTTTGTTAGTAAGGTAATGAATAGTTCAGTACCTGTTATTGTAAATTTTCATGCTGAATGGTGTGATCCTTGTAAAATACTCACACCTAGGTTAATAGATCTTATAGAACCAATGGATACATTAGATCTTGCCATTGTAAATTTAGAATCAAACCCAGAATTAGTACACATCTTTGAAGTAAAGGCTGTACCAGCTGTTATAGCAATTTCAAGTGGATTGGTTGTTGACAAATTTGTAGGGTTAGTTGATATGGACATGATAGAAAATTTAATACATAAACTTACTCACACTCCTGCTTTAAATTCTAAAGATGGTAAGAGAGAAATTTAA
- the LOC143146557 gene encoding uncharacterized protein LOC143146557 — MTNLIFGVGIGLFLILILWAVALFVFIITLHVEKKIGAVAILIVSISTITLILLPRASEKHTSTEKKIYDHLYIWRILLLVLLVVSTIIGLVGCIKFALIKPIKAARITNWIF, encoded by the exons ATGACTAATTTGATATTTGGAGTTGGTATAGGATTATTCCTTATTCTGATTCTGTGGGCTGTGgctttatttgtatttattatcaCTTTACATGTTGAAAAGAAGATTGGTGCTGTTGCTATATTGATTGTTAGCATAAGCACAATTACTTTAATTCTTTTACCCCGAGCATCTGAGAAACATACTTCTACAGAGAAAAAG aTATATGATCATTTATATATCTGGCGTATTCTATTACTTGTGCTGTTGGTTGTATCTACTATCATTGGCTTGGTAGGATGTATTAAATTTGCATTAATAAAACCTATCAAGGCAGCTCGAATAACTAATTGGATTTTTTAG
- the Mud gene encoding mushroom body defect: MKAWLQIMLEWLNCLNVSETNIKDLKELEDGEFYKKLIELCSWKGHKEILDTQCIVTTFLQDNYPEFKFDEYFGKMDQMDIASLFLLHVCQHEPLFYEPMCNKLKHETQLKIKTFLEMIIPYEKRINRELLRGVIVELEDNVPKTPVTPKMQSLKEFFNSPVAQSVQNYRLLNERNRELRKLKSQLEMEKFEKGDLQEDIQIQQNEIQNLQKKLQEKAAEIKALREKTMKSYTPQSCKKDKNTVDREQYYRKEVDHLEDKLVQKQCEIDKLEIENDTLINKLARIEKQCKYFKEKVENCEKSLENLQIQGENKDRELMNLKMTNEELHTHLKEYNKTGNTEQSFEIDGIAPLSPSLSPLNSSEPLSLVIDIQLQEAKEESALLQTQLDVLNEKLIITNQNYKSVTQQLQEKTVMLQDMETKLNTALNKTKFLEEEKTFFINQNQNLEDLCTSQKESLSQIEKSKIILNTEIDSLKETIKNVEKSLHNENVINMKLNNVLIETKSQTHENITIIQNLTHQNNLYKTSIESCNTNLKEIVLHILGTNDSKNNNLDDATTIQLVEYLRTLLYNFDTKYTLQEIEFKSLKNAMEEIKLKAQHDQSQIFEVEEKDKQNILKISKLEETVAQHVIKINELTSNVEQYSKEILCLKQIQLQKQVLENDVCLLKEEVIKKNVLLKSSAVSIKMLKQNVNTFVTEFCLTKKNILNLLNESQKQNKETIINILNAYKMMYNNFTKEQLYRKEIKDKLADNEKELKDSRNLNTTLKNNVSNHKQTINDLETELINTKEKLIDSGQKLKKLEETNEILEKQQNSLVSQSEQILLDLNNINDKLKLSQQETCNMSSQLKLKNDTIDHLMEEITSLKVEKEHISHRKMEVESEMKNVIKELETKLLEQHHDLDRVNVEAKLKQETLELVQNKFKQLSKETFASEMKMKEVILNFQEVKTNQDAVLMAQEKALKDKCLRLDQIQKELCESKSVLHKELNDKRSLCQNLQSTNSKLQIESYKQVKSMEELQELLKKEKNEHNKSKEYCKTEDTKKLDIVQICKKLEYTISDLKLVIVKASLNNENLYTDTDIQYDFAYTDDENTNDILNTVRTSINEVQASRKLILHLFNINTNLNETLQNQKAVRDNYVTKCEEIKLYKNKVQELQSVEVKHIKHLNDLIEHKELLSNSLQNFIQSREDLDVSLNELKQKWDNLLTKFYNIFIINESVCDELKHIQAKKRHLENTLSKHNVYHMQNVKSLHTILWQKFLWTEHILKNTYLNPTNNEQIFDISFDNFSAEKAVMEVELQKSIILKKNIIQSENEIDDFSNLVTSFEINFKSDERKYQSEIEKKLQSQVNELIEEKNNLGSKLDCARIKNIKLEGHIDELKNKMEELQTASLKNTEDLKIEIMESKKEILKLHEENIELSKRPKKESIDNQLQDIYDKYKIKFDEIKLNMKTAYNEEITKLNREQEQCVQEKLESLQQKMEIQYRKQANELSKYKAHVAGMSSQIWNVGEKLLREQQEKEKLHKELTELKAKYKNLDQQIVSSVEHKSSKYEKKDLISGENKEEILHKIALIQEKTTYERRCSIRSIQTMGYAFNAEDEEGEIFDNNYLTDMKNSHSSFDIDTDRLSILKKRNALCKPHLKSSYPAEMQCHPLPFTEEEIKTGSVPDEVFNDSLSQSLLPEQKAKKKDRTQTSYKKPGPPTPSKNGGRASLQVSDLKSPSSRILRERNKDRATTTPRTLKSLFTSKRQDENVAVTPRGRRRSSIFRKYRGTSDR, from the exons atgAAAGCATGGCTCCAAATCATGTTGGAATGG CTCAATTGCTTAAACGTATCGGAAACAAATATCAAAGATCTAAAGGAATTAGAAGATGgggaattttacaaaaaattaattgaattgtg ttCATGGAAAGGACATAAAGAAATTTTAGATACACAATGTATTGTTACAACATTTTTACAAG ATAATTATCCAGAGTTTAAATTTGacgaatattttggaaaaatggACCAAATGGACATtgcttctttatttttattgcatGTTTGTCAACATGAACCATTATTTTATGAACCAATGTGTAACAAATTAAAACATGAAACCCAACTCAAAATTAAAACATTTCTTGAAATGATTATTCCTTatgaaaaacgtataaataGAGAGTTATTAAGAGGAGTAATTGTTGAGTTGGAAGACAATGTACCAAAAACACCCGTAACACCAAAGATGCAATCtctaaaagaattttttaactcTCCTGTTGCACAATCTGTGCAAAACTATAGACTATTGAATGAAAGAAATCGTGAATTAAGGAAATTGAAGAGTCAACtagaaatggaaaaatttgaaaaaggtgATTTACAAGAAGATATACAAATACAGCAAAATGAAATTCAAAACCTACAAAAAAAGTTGCAAGAAAAAGCTGCAGAAATAAAAGCCTTACGAGAAAAAACAATGAAATCATATACTCCACAATCTtgtaaaaaagataaaaatactGTAGATCGTGAGCAATATTACAGAAAGGAAGTAGACCATTTAGAAGACAAACTAGTGCAAAAACAATGTGAAATAGATAAACTCGAAATAGAAAATGATaccttaataaataaattagcaCGTATAGAAAAGCAATGCAAATATTTTAAGGAAAAGGTAGAAAATTGTGAAAAGTCTTTAGAAAACTTGCAGATTCAGGGAGAAAATAAGGACAGAGAGCTAATGAATCTTAAAATGACTAATGAGGAATTACATACTCATTTAAAAGAATATAACAAAACGGGTAATACAGAACAAAGTTTTGAAATCGATGGCATTGCACCCTTAAGTCCATCTTTATCACCTTTAAATAGTAGCGAACCTTTAAGTTTGGTAATTGACATTCAATTACAAGAAGCAAAAGAAGAATCTGCGTTATTACAAACTCAGCTTGACGTTTTAAATGAAAAGTTAATAATTACAAATCAAAACTATAAAAGTGTTACACAACAGTTACAAGAAAAAACAGTAATGTTACAAGATATGGAAACTAAATTAAATACAGCTTTAAATAAGACTAAATtcttagaagaagaaaaaacatttttcataaatcaaaatcaaaatttggAAGATTTATGTACCTCTCAGAAAGAATCTTTATCACAAATCGAAAaatctaaaattattttaaatactgaAATAGATAgtttaaaagaaacaattaaaaatgtaGAGAAATCCTTACAtaatgaaaatgtaattaatatgaaattaaataatgtaCTTATAGAAACAAAATCACAGACacatgaaaatattacaattattcaaaatttaacacatcaaaataatttatataaaacttCTATTGAAagttgcaatacgaatttaaaagaaattgtacTTCATATTTTAGGAACTAATGAtagcaaaaataataatttagatGATGCAACAACTATTCAGCTTGTAGAATATCTTAGaacattattatataattttgatACAAAATATACATTACAAGAAATAGAATTTAAATCATTAAAGAATGCaatggaagaaataaaattaaaagcacAACATGATCAGTCACAAATATTTGAAGTGGAAGAAAAGGACAAACAAAATATTCTGAAAATATCAAAACTGGAGGAAACTGTTGCCCAacatgtaataaaaattaacgaactTACTAGTAATGTGGAACAATATTCTAAAGAAATTTTATGTTTAAAACAAATTCAACTTCAAAAACAAGTTTTAGAAAACGATGTATGTTTACTAAAAGAAGAagtgattaaaaaaaatgtattattaaaatCTTCTGCAGTAAGTATAAAGATGTTAAAACAAAATGTTAATACATTTGTAACAGAATTCTgtttaacaaagaaaaatatattaaatctaTTAAATGAAAGCcaaaaacaaaataaagaaactattataaatattttaaatgcttATAAAATGATGTATAATAATTTCACTAAAGAACAACTTtacagaaaagaaattaaagataAACTTGCAGACAATGAAAAAGAATTGAAAGATAGTCGAAATTTAAACAcgacattgaaaaataatgtatCAAATCATAAACAAACAATAAATGATTTAGAGACAGAATTAATAAACactaaagaaaaattaatagatTCTgggcaaaaattgaaaaaacttGAAGAAACAAATGAAATACTTGAAAAACAACAAAACAGTCTTGTATCTCAAAGTGAACAAATTCTActtgatttaaataatattaatgataaaCTTAAATTATCTCAACAGGAAACATGTAATATGTCAAGTCAATTAAAACTCAAAAATGATACAATTGATCATTTAATGGAAGAAATTACttctcttaaagtagaaaaagaACATATTAGTCACCGAAAAATGGAAGTAGAAtctgaaatgaaaaatgttatcAAAGAATTGGAAACTAAGCTGTTAGAACAACATCATGACTTGGATCGAGTAAATGTAGAGGCAAAATTAAAACAAGAAACGTTGGAACTTGTACAAaacaaatttaaacaattatcaaaagaAACATTTGCTtctgaaatgaaaatgaaagaagtcattttgaattttcaagAAGTAAAAACCAATCAAGATGCAGTTTTGATGGCTCAAGAAAAAGCCTTAAAAGACAAATGTTTACGATTAGACCAGATACAGAAAGAATTGTGTGAATCAAAAAGTGTACTACATAAAGAATTAAACGATAAAAGATCATTATGCCAAAATCTGCAAAGCACAAACTCCAAATTACAAATTGAATCATATAAGCAAGTGAAGTCTATGGAAGAATTACAAGAGttattaaagaaagaaaaaaatgaacataaCAAAAGTAAAGAATACTGTAAAACTGAAGATACAAAGAAGTTAGATATTGTACAGATTTGCAAAAAGTTAGAATACACAATAAGTGATTTAAAATTAGTAATAGTAAAGGCAAGTCtgaataatgaaaatttgtatactgATACTGATATTCAGTACGATTTTGCGTATACAGATGATGAAAACACTAATGATATCTTAAATACTGTAAGAACATCTATTAATGAAGTTCAGGCATcgcgtaaattaattttacatttatttaatataaatacaaatttaaatgaAACCTTGCAGAATCAAAAAGCAGTTAGAGATAATTATGTTACAAAATGTGAAGaaattaaattgtataaaaataaggTGCAGGAACTACAGAGTGTGGAAGTAAAACACATTAAACATTTAAATGATCTTATTGAACATAAAGAATTGTTGAGTAattctttacaaaattttatacaatcaaGAGAGGATTTAGATGTATCTTTGAATGAATTAAAACAAAAGTGGGATAATTTATTAACAAAATTCTATAATATCTTTATTATAAATGAATCTGTATGCGATGAATTAAAGCACATACAAGCCAAAAAAAGACACCTTGAAAATACCTTATCAAAGCATAATGTTTATCATATGCAGAATGTGAAGTCTTTGCACACTATTTTGTGGCAAAAGTTTTTATGGACTGAACACATATTAAAGAACACTTATTTGAATCCAACAAACAATGaacaaattttcgatatttcttttgATAATTTTTCAGCCGAAAAAGCAGTAATGGAAGTGGAGCTACAGAAgagtataatattaaaaaaaaatattattcaatctgAAAATGAAATAGACGATTTTTCTAATTTAGTTACTTCGTTTGAGATTAACTTCAAATCTGATGAAAGAAAATATCAGTCTGAAATAGAGAAAAAATTACAGTCACAAGTTAATGAGTTAATagaagaaaagaataatttagGAAGCAAGTTAGACTGTGCACGTATCAAAAACATAAAATTAGAAGGTCATATTGATGAACTTAAGAATAAGATGGAAGAATTACAGACAGCTTCATTGAAGAACACAGAAGATTTAAAGATAGAAATAATGGaatcaaaaaaagaaattttaaagttgcatgaAGAAAACATTGAATTAAGCAAGCGGCCGAAGAAAGAAAGCATCGATAATCAGTTGCAAGATatttatgataaatataaaattaaatttgatgaaATTAAACTCAATATG AAAACAGCATATAATGAAGAAATAACAAAGTTAAATAGAGAGCAAGAACAATGTGTACAAGAAAAATTGGAGTCTTTACAACAAAAAATGGAAATACAGTACCGTAAGCAAGCGAATGAATTAAGCAAGTACAAAGCACATGTTGCTGGTATGAGTTCACAAATTTGGAATGTTGGAGAGAAACTTTTGAGGGAACaacaagaaaaggaaaaattacaTAAAGAGTTAACTGAACTTAAAGCTAAATATAAGAATTTGGATCAACAGATAGTTTCTTCTGTAGAACACAAAAGTTCTAA atacgaaaaaaaagatttaatatcaggagaaaataaagaagaaattctACATAAAATTGCACTAATACAGGAAAAAACTACTTATGAAAGAAGATGTAGTATTAGGAGCATACAAACAATGGGCTATGCATTTAATGCAGAGGATGAAGAGGGAGAAATTTTTGATAACAATTATTTAA cTGACATGAAAAATAGTCATTCTTCGTTCGACATCGATACAGATCGATTATctattttgaaaaaaagaaatgccCTTTGTAAACCGCATTTGAAATCTTCATATCCTGCTGAAATGCAATGTCATCCTCTACCATTTACAGAAGAAGAAATTAAA ACAGGCTCAGTACCAGATGAAGTATTTAATGATAGTTTAAGTCAGAGTTTACTTCCTGAACAGAAAGCTAAAAAAAAGGATAGAACTCAG ACATCATATAAAAAGCCTGGTCCTCCAACCCCCAGTAAAAATGGAGGAAGAGCATCATTACAA GTTAGTGATCTGAAGAGTCCAAGTTCAAGGATAttaagagaaagaaataaagacaGAGCAACAACTACACCACGCACATTGAAAAGTCTATTCACTTCAAAACGTCAAGACGAA aatgttGCAGTAACACCAAGAGGTCGTAGGAGAAGTAGCATTTTCCGCAAATACCGTGGCACGAGTGATAGATAA